A region from the Medicago truncatula cultivar Jemalong A17 chromosome 6, MtrunA17r5.0-ANR, whole genome shotgun sequence genome encodes:
- the LOC25479666 gene encoding protein IQ-DOMAIN 14 isoform X2 — MNFLRRLFGGKKHRNPPPEPPTNNKKDKRTWSFTKNNTRQKTNKSSDPSTSSFSDNYDANKHAIAVAAATAAVAEAALAAAHAAAEVVRLTSNTTTGNSSGAPRTPTTVRRRLSDEIDAAVKIQSAFRGYLARRALRALKALVKLQALVRGHIVRKQTADMLRRMQTLVRLQSRARASRVHISDNMHSFKSSLSHYPVPDDYEHPLRVYSTKFDGSSILKRCSSNANFRDMNLERARFGSNWLDSWMEENTWSQTGDTSSKNVNDDEKSDKILEVDTWKPHLKSQHSTSTSFQHHYSSSDYNNENLMVQDSPSKRSSKAYNPSLSSMKHQKGKEEEVASLRTAESSPQAFSASSRLESGSRRGPFTPTKSESSWGFFNAHSGYPSYMANTQSSRAKVRSQSAPRQRLEFERYGSSNRSIQGLWESGSNSEIDSDFRSKVYPTTSSLNRIGSSTNLR; from the exons ATGAACTTTCTCCGACGACTCTTCGGCGGCAAAAAACACCGTAATCCACCACCAGAACCACccaccaacaacaaaaaagacaaaagaACATGGAGTTTCACAAAGAACAACACaagacaaaaaacaaacaaaagttCTGACCCTTCAACTTCTTCTTTCTCTGATAACTATGATGCTAATAAACATGCCATTGCTGTTGCTGCTGCTACTGCCGCCGTTGCTGAAGCTGCACTCGCTGCTGCTCATGCTGCCGCTGAGGTTGTTAGATTGACAAGTAATACGACTACTGGAAATTCTTCCGGAGCACCTCGAACTCCGACAACTGTCAGGAGACGGTTGTCGGACGAAATTGATGCTGCCGTGAAGATTCAGTCGGCTTTCCGAGGTTATTTG GCAAGGAGGGCATTAAGAGCACTTAAAGCATTGGTGAAATTGCAAGCATTAGTGAGAGGTCACATTGTAAGAAAGCAGACAGCTGATATGCTAAGACGAATGCAAACATTGGTTCGACTTCAGTCTCGGGCACGCGCAAGTCGTGTGCACATTTCCGATAATATGCACTCTTTCAAGTCTTCGCTTTCTCATTACCCT GTTCCTGATGATTATGAGCACCCACTTCGTGTCTATAGTACGAAATTTGATGGATCTTCCATCCTCAAG AGATGTAGTTCAAATGCAAATTTTAGAGACATGAACTTAGAAAGAGCGCGGTTTGGTTCAAATTGGTTAGACAGTTGGATGGAAGAAAACACATGGAGCCAAACCGGCGACACTTCATCGAAAAATGTAAATGATGATGAGAAGAGTGACAAAATTCTTGAAGTAGATACTTGGAAACCACATTTGAAATCACAACATAGTACTAGCACCTCTTTTCAACATCATTATTCATCTTCTGATTACAATAATGAAAATTTGATGGTACAAGATTCGCCGTCAAAACGTTCTTCTAAAGCTTATAATCCAAGTCTCTCTTCTATGAAGCATCagaaaggaaaagaagaagaagtagcTTCTTTGCGAACCGCCGAGAGTAGTCCACAGGCATTTTCGGCTTCTTCAAGACTCGAAAGTGGTTCGAGGAGAGGTCCTTTTACACCTACTAAAAGTGAGAGTTCATGGGGATTTTTCAATGCTCACTCTGGTTATCCTAGTTATATGGCAAATACTCAATCTTCTAGGGCTAAGGTTAGGTCACAAAGTGCTCCAAGACAAAGGCTTGAGTTTGAGAGATACGGTTCATCTAATAGGTCTATTCAAGGTCTTTGGGAATCAGGGTCTAATTCAgaaatagattctgattttagGAGCAAGGTTTATCCAACCACAAGTAGCTTGAACAGAATTGGGAGTAGTACCAATTTAAGGTGA
- the LOC25479666 gene encoding protein IQ-DOMAIN 14 isoform X1, which yields MNFLRRLFGGKKHRNPPPEPPTNNKKDKRTWSFTKNNTRQKTNKSSDPSTSSFSDNYDANKHAIAVAAATAAVAEAALAAAHAAAEVVRLTSNTTTGNSSGAPRTPTTVRRRLSDEIDAAVKIQSAFRGYLARRALRALKALVKLQALVRGHIVRKQTADMLRRMQTLVRLQSRARASRVHISDNMHSFKSSLSHYPLLQVPDDYEHPLRVYSTKFDGSSILKRCSSNANFRDMNLERARFGSNWLDSWMEENTWSQTGDTSSKNVNDDEKSDKILEVDTWKPHLKSQHSTSTSFQHHYSSSDYNNENLMVQDSPSKRSSKAYNPSLSSMKHQKGKEEEVASLRTAESSPQAFSASSRLESGSRRGPFTPTKSESSWGFFNAHSGYPSYMANTQSSRAKVRSQSAPRQRLEFERYGSSNRSIQGLWESGSNSEIDSDFRSKVYPTTSSLNRIGSSTNLR from the exons ATGAACTTTCTCCGACGACTCTTCGGCGGCAAAAAACACCGTAATCCACCACCAGAACCACccaccaacaacaaaaaagacaaaagaACATGGAGTTTCACAAAGAACAACACaagacaaaaaacaaacaaaagttCTGACCCTTCAACTTCTTCTTTCTCTGATAACTATGATGCTAATAAACATGCCATTGCTGTTGCTGCTGCTACTGCCGCCGTTGCTGAAGCTGCACTCGCTGCTGCTCATGCTGCCGCTGAGGTTGTTAGATTGACAAGTAATACGACTACTGGAAATTCTTCCGGAGCACCTCGAACTCCGACAACTGTCAGGAGACGGTTGTCGGACGAAATTGATGCTGCCGTGAAGATTCAGTCGGCTTTCCGAGGTTATTTG GCAAGGAGGGCATTAAGAGCACTTAAAGCATTGGTGAAATTGCAAGCATTAGTGAGAGGTCACATTGTAAGAAAGCAGACAGCTGATATGCTAAGACGAATGCAAACATTGGTTCGACTTCAGTCTCGGGCACGCGCAAGTCGTGTGCACATTTCCGATAATATGCACTCTTTCAAGTCTTCGCTTTCTCATTACCCT ttgttgcaGGTTCCTGATGATTATGAGCACCCACTTCGTGTCTATAGTACGAAATTTGATGGATCTTCCATCCTCAAG AGATGTAGTTCAAATGCAAATTTTAGAGACATGAACTTAGAAAGAGCGCGGTTTGGTTCAAATTGGTTAGACAGTTGGATGGAAGAAAACACATGGAGCCAAACCGGCGACACTTCATCGAAAAATGTAAATGATGATGAGAAGAGTGACAAAATTCTTGAAGTAGATACTTGGAAACCACATTTGAAATCACAACATAGTACTAGCACCTCTTTTCAACATCATTATTCATCTTCTGATTACAATAATGAAAATTTGATGGTACAAGATTCGCCGTCAAAACGTTCTTCTAAAGCTTATAATCCAAGTCTCTCTTCTATGAAGCATCagaaaggaaaagaagaagaagtagcTTCTTTGCGAACCGCCGAGAGTAGTCCACAGGCATTTTCGGCTTCTTCAAGACTCGAAAGTGGTTCGAGGAGAGGTCCTTTTACACCTACTAAAAGTGAGAGTTCATGGGGATTTTTCAATGCTCACTCTGGTTATCCTAGTTATATGGCAAATACTCAATCTTCTAGGGCTAAGGTTAGGTCACAAAGTGCTCCAAGACAAAGGCTTGAGTTTGAGAGATACGGTTCATCTAATAGGTCTATTCAAGGTCTTTGGGAATCAGGGTCTAATTCAgaaatagattctgattttagGAGCAAGGTTTATCCAACCACAAGTAGCTTGAACAGAATTGGGAGTAGTACCAATTTAAGGTGA